GCTTATCTGCTGAAACTGATAATAGTTTGCAAGTCTGCATCCATAATGAAATGGGTTATCAAAACGCCTTTGTCGCCGTTTTTAAGTCGTTCGTACGCGCATTTACTGCCGCTCAACCTTCCCCAGAGTTTTACCGTTCTACCTATCAGGTTCTTATTAACGATATCCCTATGGGTTTCACCCGTGAAAAATACATAGAAGATAGCGATGGTGATATTGAAATTGTGGTAGGGACAGCATTTATGATCCCCGTAGATGAAACCTCTATTGCTCGTTCAGATTCGGTCGCTTTTTCGTGGAGTAACCCAGACGGTTCTTTGATTAACGCAAGCGAATACACCATTGAAAACAGCACGATGACATCAAGCTTTGATATTAGTTACGTTGAAGACGCTTGGCAGGTTAAAGGGGAGTTGCAAGGTAAAGCTTTAGAAATAGAACTGGCTCATAAAGACTGGTTACTATCCAGCTACGGCAGCTATTTAGAATCGGTCAATCTGCTTAACTCAGACAATAATTCAGGCAGTTTTTATATGTGGACAGCAGATGCCGACCCAACAGCAGCCATTGAGGTTGTGATAAGCGAAGAGGCTGACAATCCTAGTGGCAACCTTAAAATAGATATGGGGCCATTGATAATGACCATGCAGTCTGACAAAAAGGGCGTCATTAGCAAGGGTGTTATGCAACAAGGCGGGCTTAAGATGGACATGGTATTGATGCATTCCCACGGAACCCCCACACTGTAATGCGGTCCTCAACTCGGTTATCTATTGGGTTTAGCCTACTATTTGGTTTTGCGTTTACGTATACAGCAAATGCGCAGTCTGTGCCGTCTATGGCTGAAATAGGTATCGAGCTTGCTGAAGGTCAGGTGTTACCACTTTCAAAACAGATTAATTTTGAGCTGGTATCATCAAACTCAAATAAGCTGGCTATCAACTTAGCAAATTGGGACGGTGTGACTGCTGAGCAGGTGAGTGATAATCGCTTATCGATTACCTTATCTCCGATGCCTCGTTTTATGAAACCAGTTCAAGATAAACACAGCGCAGATAGCTTTGTTGTGGATTTGAGTGAGCCCAGTACAAAAGCATTTGTTGCTAGCTATCAACAAGCTTACGCAGATGCCCCCTTCGAGCTAGAACATCTTACCGCCTTTGTTGATAGCTATATTGTTGATCCAAATTATATTCACGGTTTTAATATTGCGTCGGTTGTTGCCAGCCAGCGCAGTGGTGATTGTACCGAATATGCGGTGCTTACGGCAGCGTTAGCCCGCGCGTTAGGCATGTCAGCCAAGGTTATAATTGGTACGGTGATAGTGGAGCAAAACAATAGTGTAAATGCGTTTGGGCATGCATGGACTGAAGTTTGGCACGACGGGCAATGGCACATCGTAGATTCAGCTTTATACCGCTTAGAAGCGACACAGCACTTTTACTTACCAGCCTCAGAACTTGATAACGAAGGGCCAGGCTACGGAATGGGGATCGTTAGGACTTTTGTACTTATGCCCGAGCAACTTCTTTCACTTCGTAGTAAACCCTAAGTCCTAAGCACATATGCACCTTCGTAAAATAACGACTGAGCCCTGTACGAATAAGTGCTAGGGCGCAGTTTTATCCTTTTGCCTAATTGTGATAATTGGAAATGCTTATAAAATTACGGTTCTTGAAATCACTAAGGATGGATTGTCGGCAGTGCTATGTGCATCTTGCTAACAATAAAAATAATGATGAAAAAAATCTACGCTCTTGTTTTAGTATCGGGACTTGCCGTTGCCCCACAAAGCCATGCTGAAGGATGGTTGGATTCTCTGAAAGGCTTGTTTGGTATGACCGAAGAAGTTGAAGCAGTGCCGAATATTTCTGATATGACGCGCTCAGTTAGTGATGCGGTAGGCATTACCGAGTCTCAAGCGACAGGTGGCTTAGCATCTATCTTCAACTACGCAAAAGACAATATTTCAACCAGCCAGTTCAATGAACTAAGCAACGCATTGCCAGGGCTTGAGTCTTTACTAGGTTCAGTACCCGATATCAGCAATGTAACTTCTGAAGGCGGTTTAAGCAGTATTCTTGATAAAGCCGCAAGTTATACCGATAGCTTTAAGTCAGTTAATGAATTAAACAAGCAATTTGAAGCGCTAGGCCTAGAGCCAGCACAGATCATGCAAATTGTGAATAGTGCAAAAGCTTACCTTGATACCGAACAAGGGCAAGAGATTAAGGTACTGTTGGTTGAAGGTTTAGGCAAGTTCAGCGGCTAAACTAATAGGCTAACTCAACACGCTAAGCCGAGGGCTTAGACCGTTCTTTAAATGCCAAAGGCGAGCAATATGCTCGTCTTTTTGCTTTTTCAGCACCGTCAATGCTAACGTACAGGTTACGCCAAAATACAAGTCCCCTCGCAACACAGGCTTGCGCGTTAAGTTAAATGTTCAGCACTTTAGGGTAGTCAAATACAGGCAATCCTATTTATAAAGCAAAACAAGGAGAGTGTCATGCTTACCGATATTCAGCTTTTTAATCACGCGCAGCGCAAAGCACTTAAAGAAAGTGCCAAAGCAAGTCCAAGACGAAGAGCCAATCACAACGTCCATAAAAGTTATGAAGATTTAGTCCAGCGCCTATTTATTGCAATGGAGCCCGACTCTTATGTTCGTCCGCATCGCCATACCCAACAGCATAAGTGGGAGTTTTTTATGGCTGTGGAAGGGAGTATCGATTTGTTGTTTTTTGACGACAATGCTGTGCTAACTAAACGTATAACCTTAAGCGCCGGTGGTGATTGTGTAGGAGTAGAGATTCCACCTAACGTATGGCATGCCACGGTTTGTTTTGAACCTGTGGTATTTATGGAAGTGAAGCAAGGCCCCTACGAAGTCATGGATGATAAAGGTTTTGCAAGTTGGGCGCCTGAAGAAAGCGATGTAGCGGTTACGCCTTTTTTAGAGAAACTAAAAGAGGCTGAATTAGGTACGCAGTTTTAATGTTTTTTTGTGCTTGGCACGAACATTTGCAACTTATAATAAAAGCGTAAAATTCTATCCAAAATACGTTAGCACTTTTCCTATCTATCAAGCATAAAAAGTGATCGCCCACACTGCTATACAAAACAATATGGGCGATGATTTACCAATTAATAAGGATTTGCGAACTTGAGTTTATCTTCCTCTGACGCCGATTCTTGGCATTCGCCGAGTAGGTGATAACGGCCTTCAGTTTCATGGGTATCAATTTCAATATAGCCATTTCGGCAATATTGCGTTTCAAATAACTTTTCACTCAAAGTATCGTAAAAAGCTTCCATACGTTCGGCCTCGCGATCGTTACCGCCCCTTGCTTCTCCACCGCCGTTTTGGCCACTATTTCTGCCGCCTCTACCGCCACCATCTCCACCCCGAGAAGGACGTTGGCCGCGACCTTCATCCCGATCTCCACGACTTGGCATACCAATGCTAAAAGCAAATAATTTGGTGCCATCGGGATTAATTTTGGTTTCGAAGAACACTTCACCTTGATCTCGATGATCTGGTTTTCCGGCGCAGCCCGCTAACACGGCAGTAGCAACTAAAAAGGGAACAAGTAATTTCATAATTATAATTTTTGAGGTAGCGAAAGATAACCTTAAGAGAGATTTTAAAGGTGAAAGTTGCGAAGTAAAGTGTAAGTTTCTAGTAAAGGTGGAGGAGTTAGGCAAAAATATTCCAAAATGGAAAGTCGTTGTTATTGCCAATAATAATGGTATGGTTAAGGATGAGTGAGCAGCGCAAGTGCGCATTTCAACCAACGAAGAGAATTCATCATGCAAAACGTTACTTTTAATTACTTTTACAATTATACCCAATAATAGCGCCTGACGCTGAGTGTTCAGGGGCAAGTATTCGCTTCTGGGCATAGCATAAAAGTAAGAACGTTTTGCAAAAGCCCAGAAAGGTTAAACTATCTGGGTTTTTTTATGCCCAAAATATATCGGCGACAAAACAATGAGAGAAATAACGTTAGGTGAAATTAGAAAGCAACACAGGGTTAAACAAGAAGTTGTAGCGATGGCGCTTTGCGTGACTGCTTCGGGGGTAAGTAAGCTTGAGTCAAAACGCATACAGGATGTTCCCCTTCATAGGGCCTCGGCTTACCTCGCGGCAGTAGGGGGAAGCATCAAAATAGAAATGACATTACCGGACGGTAGCACCGTGAATGTAGGAGAAAATACGTTAGGTTAATTTTGCCTAAATGGAATGAGCGGTTAAACTGTGTAAAACAGATACTTAAGGAAGTAAGATGGCCGTTCATGAAATAACTCATCCATTGATTGCACACAAATTGGGTTTGATGCGTTACTCCAAAATTAGCAGTAAAGACTTTCGAGAGTTAGCATCAGAAGTAGGCAACTTGCTGACATACGAGGCTACACGAACGTTACCCACAGAGCGTGCAGTGATAAAAAGCTGGTCGGGCGATGATGTTGAAGTTAAGCAAATCAAGGGCAAAAAAATAACGGTAGTACCTATCCTTCGTGCTGGGTTGGGCATGCTTGAGGGCGTATTAGAACTCATCCCTAATGCAAAAATCAGTGTGGTTGGTTTGTATCGCGACGAAGATACACTACAGCCCGTGGCTTACTTTGACAAAGTAGTAAAAAATATTGATGAGCGCACCGCATTAATCGTTGACCCAATGTTAGCGACTGGTGGTACGTTAATTGCCACTATCGACTTACTGAAGCAAAAGGGCTGCAAGAAGATCATGGGGCTTTTTTTAGTGGCCGCGCCAGAAGGTATTAAAGCCGTGGTTGATGCCCACCCTGATGTAGAAATTTTCACTGCTGCTATTGATGATCGTCTAGATGAAAAGGGCTACATACTGCCTGGTTTGGGTGATGCAGGCGATAAAATATTCGGAACACGATAAAAACAAAAACGATTAAGGTAACCTAGCCCAACTGGCCTTTATGTCTAACTCGCTTAAAACCTTTCAATCATAGGTATTCGATAAGAGGTGTGAATTAATCGTTTAAGTGGTGATATAATTGAGGTCACTTTACTGTAATTAACGGGTA
The nucleotide sequence above comes from Alteromonas naphthalenivorans. Encoded proteins:
- a CDS encoding transglutaminase-like domain-containing protein, whose product is MRSSTRLSIGFSLLFGFAFTYTANAQSVPSMAEIGIELAEGQVLPLSKQINFELVSSNSNKLAINLANWDGVTAEQVSDNRLSITLSPMPRFMKPVQDKHSADSFVVDLSEPSTKAFVASYQQAYADAPFELEHLTAFVDSYIVDPNYIHGFNIASVVASQRSGDCTEYAVLTAALARALGMSAKVIIGTVIVEQNNSVNAFGHAWTEVWHDGQWHIVDSALYRLEATQHFYLPASELDNEGPGYGMGIVRTFVLMPEQLLSLRSKP
- the upp gene encoding uracil phosphoribosyltransferase, with the translated sequence MAVHEITHPLIAHKLGLMRYSKISSKDFRELASEVGNLLTYEATRTLPTERAVIKSWSGDDVEVKQIKGKKITVVPILRAGLGMLEGVLELIPNAKISVVGLYRDEDTLQPVAYFDKVVKNIDERTALIVDPMLATGGTLIATIDLLKQKGCKKIMGLFLVAAPEGIKAVVDAHPDVEIFTAAIDDRLDEKGYILPGLGDAGDKIFGTR
- a CDS encoding XRE family transcriptional regulator, which gives rise to MREITLGEIRKQHRVKQEVVAMALCVTASGVSKLESKRIQDVPLHRASAYLAAVGGSIKIEMTLPDGSTVNVGENTLG
- a CDS encoding WbuC family cupin fold metalloprotein, with the protein product MLTDIQLFNHAQRKALKESAKASPRRRANHNVHKSYEDLVQRLFIAMEPDSYVRPHRHTQQHKWEFFMAVEGSIDLLFFDDNAVLTKRITLSAGGDCVGVEIPPNVWHATVCFEPVVFMEVKQGPYEVMDDKGFASWAPEESDVAVTPFLEKLKEAELGTQF
- a CDS encoding DUF2780 domain-containing protein, with protein sequence MMKKIYALVLVSGLAVAPQSHAEGWLDSLKGLFGMTEEVEAVPNISDMTRSVSDAVGITESQATGGLASIFNYAKDNISTSQFNELSNALPGLESLLGSVPDISNVTSEGGLSSILDKAASYTDSFKSVNELNKQFEALGLEPAQIMQIVNSAKAYLDTEQGQEIKVLLVEGLGKFSG